Proteins encoded within one genomic window of Prauserella marina:
- a CDS encoding aromatic ring-hydroxylating oxygenase subunit alpha, with protein sequence MSQYIDDDRRMPRFRVNRKVMTDPDVFAREKEKIFDKTWLYLGHETELRKPNDFKTRNVGGRPLIFTRDKKGRIRVWVNSCPHRGAMLCREGSGNARFMTCAYHGWSFSTSGDLVSMPGDTAYGPGFERPGLAAPAKVDSYRGFVFVSFDPEIVDLKTYLAGAAEYLDLVSDMSVEGMEALEGTHHYSARANWKLLVENSFDGYHAMSTHQRYFEMIVAARGPIDAGSSLANSRSINLGNGHAVTVGASGSGDIFGRALSAEARAEREARYERLRAKYGEGWVERLNGIRNMVIFPNLVVIDLVMGVVIRKIDPIAPDYMEVTAWELAPPEEGPELKRQRLDNFLTFWGPGGLASPDDVEMLESAQSAYASVAELEWSDISRGMHSNVPIQSDEYQMRTFWRRWNEIITGEVLPPEEYDPLPGYWTAPRLDLEADTPVTSF encoded by the coding sequence ATGTCGCAGTACATCGACGACGACCGTCGGATGCCCCGGTTCCGGGTGAACCGGAAGGTCATGACCGATCCCGACGTTTTCGCGAGGGAGAAGGAAAAGATCTTCGACAAGACGTGGCTGTATCTCGGTCACGAGACGGAACTGAGGAAGCCCAACGACTTCAAGACGAGGAACGTGGGTGGCCGCCCGCTCATCTTCACTCGCGACAAGAAGGGCCGGATCAGGGTGTGGGTGAACTCCTGCCCACACAGGGGGGCGATGCTGTGCAGGGAGGGCTCCGGCAACGCGCGCTTCATGACGTGCGCCTACCACGGGTGGAGTTTCAGCACGAGCGGTGACCTCGTTTCGATGCCTGGAGACACGGCCTACGGCCCCGGCTTCGAGCGCCCCGGTCTCGCCGCACCGGCCAAAGTGGACTCCTACCGGGGTTTCGTCTTCGTCAGTTTCGACCCGGAGATCGTCGACCTCAAGACCTATCTCGCCGGTGCGGCCGAATACCTCGATCTCGTGTCCGACATGTCGGTCGAGGGAATGGAAGCCCTCGAAGGAACGCATCACTATTCGGCGCGAGCGAACTGGAAGCTGCTCGTGGAGAACAGTTTCGACGGTTACCACGCCATGTCGACCCACCAGCGCTACTTCGAGATGATCGTCGCGGCGAGGGGGCCCATCGACGCCGGAAGCTCACTCGCCAATTCACGTTCGATCAACCTCGGCAACGGTCACGCCGTGACCGTGGGCGCATCAGGCAGCGGTGACATCTTCGGGCGCGCGCTCTCGGCCGAGGCCAGGGCCGAGCGCGAGGCGCGTTACGAGCGGTTGCGTGCCAAGTACGGCGAAGGGTGGGTCGAGCGCCTCAACGGCATCCGCAACATGGTGATTTTCCCCAACCTCGTGGTGATCGACCTCGTCATGGGCGTGGTCATCCGCAAGATCGACCCGATCGCCCCCGACTACATGGAGGTGACGGCATGGGAACTCGCCCCGCCGGAGGAGGGCCCTGAGCTCAAACGCCAGCGGCTGGACAACTTCCTCACCTTCTGGGGGCCGGGCGGCCTTGCCTCACCCGACGACGTCGAGATGCTGGAAAGCGCGCAGAGCGCCTACGCCTCCGTCGCCGAACTGGAGTGGTCCGACATCTCCCGAGGCATGCACTCGAACGTGCCCATCCAGTCCGACGAATACCAGATGCGCACGTTCTGGCGGCGGTGGAACGAAATCATCACCGGCGAAGTCCTCCCTCCCGAGGAGTACGACCCGTTGCCCGGGTACTGGACGGCGCCCCGGCTCGACCTTGAGGCGGACACGCCCGTCACCAGTTTCTGA
- a CDS encoding FAD-dependent oxidoreductase produces the protein MIDNEVIIVGAGPVGLIAALGLAKRGIGVTVLDAAGDILDEPRGMTYHWAALAGLERLGVLADAMEIGYLKHDWSAQVFRTGERLSMDIGLLKDDVRHPYSLVLGQDALGRVVMRHLAKHACADIRWGHAVTGFDQDDTGVTVRVETGSGTREWRARWLVGADGARSIVRSGLGLGFEGMTWGERFVATNCRGRYEDHFVSGYLIDSEYGAVVHQITTEGLWRHTFAESLELPEEGIEKRMADYFRAVLPGTDFEHEILRWRHYRMHQRSAETYRVGRVLLAGDAAHVTNPTRGFGLVGGMFDAFTLTEALGAILRDGGDDALLDAYSEARRRVFWDYTTPISSDSKRLVFEPTRERLETFRTVAADPDKTRRYLLSGVALATPSLLGTMNVWETVGASPGLGDL, from the coding sequence ATGATCGACAACGAAGTGATCATCGTGGGAGCGGGGCCTGTCGGGCTCATCGCCGCTCTCGGTCTTGCCAAGCGGGGGATCGGTGTGACCGTGCTCGACGCGGCTGGCGACATCCTCGACGAGCCCCGCGGCATGACCTACCACTGGGCGGCGCTTGCCGGTCTCGAACGGCTCGGCGTACTCGCCGACGCCATGGAGATCGGGTATCTCAAGCACGACTGGAGCGCGCAGGTCTTCCGCACCGGCGAGCGACTGTCGATGGACATCGGGCTGCTCAAGGACGACGTTCGCCATCCATACAGCCTCGTTCTCGGTCAGGACGCGCTCGGCCGCGTCGTCATGCGGCACCTCGCGAAGCACGCCTGCGCCGACATCAGGTGGGGGCATGCCGTCACCGGTTTCGACCAGGACGACACTGGCGTCACCGTGCGGGTCGAGACCGGCTCGGGGACGAGGGAATGGCGCGCGCGGTGGCTCGTCGGCGCCGACGGTGCCCGCAGCATCGTGCGAAGCGGGCTTGGGCTCGGCTTCGAGGGCATGACGTGGGGCGAACGTTTCGTCGCCACCAACTGCCGTGGCCGCTACGAGGACCACTTCGTCTCGGGATATCTCATCGACTCCGAATACGGCGCGGTCGTGCACCAGATCACCACCGAAGGGTTGTGGCGCCACACGTTCGCCGAGTCGCTTGAGCTGCCGGAGGAAGGCATCGAAAAGCGGATGGCGGACTACTTCCGGGCGGTGCTGCCTGGGACGGACTTCGAGCACGAGATCCTCCGCTGGCGGCACTACCGGATGCACCAGCGCTCCGCCGAGACCTATCGCGTCGGCAGGGTGCTGCTCGCCGGTGACGCCGCCCATGTCACCAACCCGACTCGCGGCTTCGGGCTCGTCGGTGGCATGTTCGACGCGTTCACGCTCACCGAGGCGCTGGGCGCCATCCTGCGCGACGGTGGCGACGACGCTCTGCTCGACGCGTACTCCGAGGCTCGGCGGCGAGTCTTCTGGGACTACACGACCCCGATTTCGAGCGACAGCAAGCGGCTGGTTTTCGAGCCGACGCGGGAGCGCCTCGAAACTTTCAGAACCGTGGCGGCCGATCCCGACAAGACCCGCCGCTATTTGCTGAGTGGGGTCGCACTGGCGACCCCCTCGCTGTTGGGGACGATGAACGTGTGGGAGACGGTCGGGGCCTCGCCCGGACTCGGCGACCTCTGA
- a CDS encoding extradiol ring-cleavage dioxygenase, which yields MGEVIGLGMTHYPLLLGPDESMAALLRSTLKDPDIPEKEKDPANWSEFARQEWSDDGGTAAASRHRAELRAHLGRIRAELDAFEPDVVLVWGDDQYENFREEVIPSFCVLAYDDTEVDPFGVIKKLGLPNAWGLPDSHSFTMKGLPDFGKHVAREVLDSGIDIAYSYVPRPGTNFPHAFANTQIFLDYDNVGKEFPYPILPIAVNCYGEHVIARRGGIARFAEINAGEDLDPPGPTPRRCYELGRAIGKVVGGSDLRVALVASSSWSHAFLYDEGWHLRPDTDADRALYEAMVAGDHEPWIERTSQEVVHSGQHEILNWHCLLGATRELGMKLAWSDLVETEIFNSNKAFAVFR from the coding sequence ATGGGAGAGGTCATCGGGCTGGGCATGACCCATTACCCGCTGCTGCTGGGACCGGACGAGTCGATGGCCGCGCTGCTGCGCTCGACCCTCAAGGACCCCGACATCCCGGAGAAGGAGAAGGACCCCGCCAATTGGTCCGAGTTCGCGCGGCAGGAGTGGTCCGACGACGGCGGCACGGCCGCCGCGTCGAGGCACCGGGCCGAGCTGCGTGCTCACCTCGGCCGCATCCGGGCCGAACTCGACGCGTTCGAACCGGATGTCGTTCTCGTGTGGGGGGACGACCAGTACGAGAACTTCCGGGAGGAGGTCATCCCGAGTTTCTGCGTGCTGGCCTACGACGACACGGAAGTCGACCCCTTCGGGGTCATCAAGAAACTCGGCCTGCCCAACGCGTGGGGACTGCCCGACTCACATTCGTTCACGATGAAGGGCCTACCGGACTTCGGGAAGCACGTGGCAAGGGAAGTTCTCGACTCGGGCATCGACATCGCGTACTCGTACGTGCCACGGCCTGGCACGAATTTCCCGCACGCCTTCGCGAACACGCAGATCTTCCTCGACTACGACAACGTCGGGAAAGAGTTCCCCTACCCGATCCTGCCCATCGCCGTGAACTGCTACGGCGAGCACGTCATCGCGCGCAGGGGTGGAATCGCGCGGTTCGCCGAGATCAACGCGGGGGAGGACCTCGATCCGCCCGGGCCCACCCCTCGCCGGTGCTATGAGCTCGGCAGGGCCATCGGCAAGGTCGTCGGTGGCAGCGACCTCAGGGTCGCGCTCGTGGCCTCGTCGAGCTGGTCGCACGCCTTCCTCTACGACGAGGGATGGCACCTGCGCCCGGACACCGACGCCGATCGCGCGCTCTACGAGGCCATGGTGGCAGGCGACCACGAACCGTGGATCGAACGCACGAGCCAGGAAGTCGTCCACTCGGGCCAGCACGAAATCCTCAACTGGCACTGCCTGCTCGGGGCTACTCGTGAACTGGGCATGAAACTCGCGTGGAGCGACCTCGTCGAGACCGAGATCTTCAACTCCAACAAGGCTTTCGCGGTCTTCAGGTGA
- a CDS encoding IclR family transcriptional regulator yields MAKAFDLLWAFDASHRVMTLTELARAADLPKSTVHRLLTRLVELDVVEHIDEGYRVSVRLARLASFAPANLMRELALPHMARLHQWFGQTVALGVLRNFDVVVLDQVGSLEWHAERVLVGARVPATSAALGKVLLAWDPRDALETALPRPLPAMTPASITDPAVLLEQLRQVRADNLARQFDETRAGIAGMASAIIIQGEAVGALGLIYPSSTRLHPQAAHALRTTAARLAVEIRDTLAASGHERRWMPGREVGLPGRADAERHEIT; encoded by the coding sequence CTGGCCAAAGCCTTCGACCTGCTCTGGGCTTTCGACGCGTCGCACAGGGTGATGACGCTGACCGAGCTGGCCAGGGCCGCCGACCTGCCGAAGTCGACCGTGCACCGGCTGCTCACGCGGCTCGTGGAACTCGACGTCGTCGAGCACATCGACGAGGGCTACCGGGTGAGCGTCCGCCTCGCCCGGCTGGCCTCCTTCGCCCCCGCCAACCTGATGCGGGAGCTGGCCCTGCCCCACATGGCCCGCCTGCACCAGTGGTTCGGCCAGACCGTCGCGCTGGGTGTGCTCCGCAATTTCGACGTCGTCGTGCTCGATCAGGTCGGCTCCCTCGAGTGGCACGCCGAGCGCGTCCTGGTCGGCGCGCGAGTACCGGCCACGAGCGCGGCACTCGGCAAGGTGCTGCTCGCGTGGGATCCGCGCGACGCCCTGGAAACGGCGCTGCCCCGCCCGCTGCCCGCCATGACCCCGGCTTCGATCACCGACCCGGCGGTGCTCCTCGAACAGTTGCGCCAGGTTCGCGCCGACAACCTCGCCCGGCAGTTCGACGAGACCCGCGCGGGGATCGCGGGAATGGCCTCGGCGATCATCATCCAGGGCGAGGCGGTCGGCGCGCTCGGCCTGATCTACCCCTCCTCTACCCGGCTGCACCCTCAGGCGGCGCACGCCTTGCGCACCACGGCCGCCCGCCTCGCGGTCGAGATCAGGGATACGCTCGCGGCCTCCGGTCACGAACGGCGGTGGATGCCGGGACGGGAGGTCGGTCTTCCCGGCCGGGCCGACGCGGAGCGGCACGAGATCACCTGA
- a CDS encoding dienelactone hydrolase family protein has product MSIDVRIEPEVSTAIVAGAKVAVSTVLLGGVPRGATVIVAGPDGLDSAESTELMNALARHGYESVLATPCGRGTDDDVARALVGHLVDRVDARGWPPEQVGVIGYGQGARAALIAGSETTFGAAISVPRDARTLTGPGRVTSLRTPWLAMAGLGSRGELTGELSSYREEVTNRSAEHTSVVGYPGVTHCLHDSTDALVHAAVFDSWQRTAEWLNAHVVPRPTPLADAWRQRREATLSDPG; this is encoded by the coding sequence TTGTCCATTGACGTACGCATTGAGCCCGAGGTGTCGACGGCCATCGTCGCGGGCGCGAAGGTGGCGGTGTCCACTGTGCTGCTTGGCGGTGTTCCCCGTGGCGCGACGGTGATCGTCGCCGGCCCCGACGGACTGGACTCCGCCGAATCCACCGAGCTGATGAATGCCTTGGCGCGGCACGGTTACGAGTCGGTCCTCGCCACACCTTGCGGTCGCGGAACGGACGACGACGTCGCTCGTGCCCTCGTCGGCCACCTGGTGGATCGAGTCGACGCGCGAGGGTGGCCACCGGAACAGGTGGGAGTCATCGGCTACGGGCAGGGTGCCCGTGCCGCCCTGATCGCCGGCTCCGAAACGACCTTCGGCGCGGCCATCAGCGTTCCGCGTGACGCACGGACGCTGACCGGGCCAGGCCGCGTCACGAGCCTGCGGACACCGTGGCTCGCCATGGCCGGTCTCGGGTCACGCGGCGAGCTGACGGGGGAGTTGAGTTCCTACCGCGAGGAGGTCACGAACCGGTCGGCCGAGCACACCTCGGTCGTCGGCTACCCGGGAGTGACGCACTGCCTCCACGACTCGACCGACGCTCTCGTCCACGCCGCCGTCTTCGACTCGTGGCAGCGCACGGCGGAATGGCTCAACGCCCACGTCGTTCCCAGGCCCACCCCGTTGGCCGATGCCTGGCGGCAACGCCGCGAGGCCACCCTGTCCGATCCCGGCTGA
- a CDS encoding amidohydrolase family protein, with protein sequence MIQPVLPGAVVDTHAHFFPRGLGDPSRGTDPRWPVLRPDPGDPKSGGIHRGELLFRRVDSRLWDVGDRLASMTACGIGQQLISPVPVMLTTWADAAPAAAFAKEVNDGIAAAAGASAGRLVGLACVPLQDVEAAIAELERAVTQLGLAGVEIGTRIGDRELDDAELAPFFAAAADLGAAIFVHPMDGGAGAVRRSGQPYDFGLGMLTDTALAATALLTGGILDRHPGLRFGFAHGCGVLAWAAPRVGLALSVWGEEGRSAAFDDLLRHLWADTLVLDPAHLPLLVHRFGRGHVMVGTDAPFIPGQLAGLAGLLAGGIEHGLSRTDIEAIAGSNGRAFFSRPDRP encoded by the coding sequence GTGATCCAGCCCGTTTTGCCAGGTGCGGTCGTCGACACCCATGCCCACTTCTTCCCCAGGGGCCTCGGTGACCCGTCGAGGGGCACCGACCCTCGCTGGCCGGTGCTGCGACCCGACCCCGGTGACCCGAAGAGTGGCGGTATCCACCGAGGTGAGCTGCTGTTCCGGCGGGTCGACAGCCGGTTGTGGGACGTCGGGGACCGATTGGCTTCGATGACGGCCTGCGGCATCGGGCAGCAACTGATCTCGCCGGTCCCCGTCATGCTCACGACGTGGGCAGACGCGGCCCCCGCCGCGGCGTTCGCAAAAGAGGTCAACGACGGTATCGCCGCCGCGGCGGGTGCCTCCGCCGGTCGGCTCGTCGGCCTGGCCTGCGTCCCGTTGCAGGACGTCGAGGCCGCGATCGCCGAACTTGAGCGCGCCGTGACCCAGCTCGGTCTCGCCGGCGTCGAGATCGGCACCCGGATCGGGGACCGCGAGCTGGACGACGCCGAGCTGGCTCCGTTCTTCGCCGCCGCGGCCGACCTCGGTGCGGCGATCTTCGTGCACCCGATGGACGGCGGCGCCGGCGCGGTCCGGCGATCCGGTCAGCCCTACGACTTCGGTCTCGGCATGCTCACCGACACCGCGCTCGCGGCGACGGCCCTGCTCACCGGTGGGATCCTGGACCGCCATCCAGGGCTGCGGTTCGGCTTCGCGCACGGGTGCGGGGTCCTCGCCTGGGCGGCGCCGAGGGTGGGCCTCGCGTTGTCGGTATGGGGCGAGGAAGGCCGCAGCGCCGCTTTCGACGACCTGTTGCGCCACCTGTGGGCCGACACCCTCGTGCTCGATCCCGCGCACCTTCCGCTGCTCGTGCACCGCTTCGGCCGCGGCCACGTCATGGTCGGGACGGACGCCCCCTTCATTCCCGGTCAGCTCGCCGGGCTTGCCGGGTTGCTCGCGGGCGGCATCGAGCACGGATTGAGCCGGACCGACATCGAAGCCATCGCGGGTTCGAACGGCCGCGCGTTCTTCTCGCGCCCTGACCGCCCCTGA